A section of the Flavobacterium ardleyense genome encodes:
- the paaZ gene encoding phenylacetic acid degradation bifunctional protein PaaZ translates to MKIGNYISGKWTDGLGEGSALYDSVNGEIIGHTTTEGLDFGEILHFGRTIGGQKLRKMTFQERGNMIKNLALYLTKRKEQFYEISYKTGATRVDSWIDIEGGFGNLFANASLRKLFPNQPFDVEGDPIDLSKGGRFMAHHILVPKTGVAIHINAFNFPIWGMLEKCAVNWMAGMPAVVKPATATSYLTEAVVKSIIESGILPEGALQLISGSANTILDHVESQDVVTFTGSAAVGQMLKSHKRIIQESVPFNLEADSLNCSVLGKDAVVGTPEFNLFISQARSEITVKCGQKCTAIRRLVVPANLVEDVQIALGKALDKVTIGDPRLKEVRMGSLVNHKQVEEVYERAREIGKTAELVYGNYDKAQTIGENTDKGAFIKPMLFVEHEPFKNTLVHETEAFGPVATIMPYDTTEDAVTIANMGKGSLVSSIVTNDDNIAREYVINAASHHGRILVLNRENAKQSTGHGSPLPLLVHGGPGRAGGGEEMGGVRGIKHFMQRCAVQGSPTTLTEITGIYQPNSKYKEAPQHPFKYYWDDIEAGMSLKTHKRTITDTDIINFANLTWDHFYAHTDVTSLQGSIFEKRTAHGYFILAAAAGLFVYPNKGPVVANYGLEDCRFLRPIYDNDTVYVRLTCKQKVDRDSRGEETPSGIVKWFVEVFDVKDELVAVATILTMVSKKSPFAEINAETIENHISKLTDSTVANWGMMSAQNMLEHLESSYRMASGEIQNFEIATPEEHLEIYRETIFNHNPMPLNHKHPLMNPDAPAELIHADLATAKNKLLEAIEQYEAFFKENPETRTKNSVFGMMNKYEWDLLNTKHLNHHFKQFELLD, encoded by the coding sequence ATGAAAATAGGAAATTATATCAGCGGAAAATGGACGGATGGTTTGGGCGAAGGTTCAGCATTATACGATTCTGTTAACGGCGAAATTATAGGTCACACAACAACTGAAGGTTTAGATTTTGGAGAAATTCTTCATTTCGGACGTACAATTGGTGGACAGAAACTACGTAAAATGACTTTTCAGGAGCGTGGAAATATGATTAAAAACTTAGCACTTTATCTTACAAAAAGAAAAGAGCAGTTTTACGAAATAAGTTATAAAACGGGCGCTACGAGAGTAGATTCTTGGATTGATATTGAAGGTGGTTTTGGAAATCTTTTTGCCAATGCAAGTTTGCGAAAACTATTCCCAAATCAGCCGTTTGATGTTGAAGGAGATCCAATTGATTTATCAAAAGGTGGGCGTTTTATGGCGCACCATATTCTTGTTCCTAAAACAGGAGTTGCGATTCATATCAATGCTTTTAACTTCCCAATTTGGGGAATGTTGGAGAAATGTGCGGTGAACTGGATGGCTGGAATGCCAGCAGTAGTAAAGCCTGCAACTGCAACTTCATATTTGACCGAAGCAGTTGTGAAGTCGATCATCGAATCTGGAATTTTGCCAGAAGGCGCTTTGCAATTGATTAGTGGATCGGCAAATACGATTTTGGATCACGTAGAATCTCAAGATGTTGTAACATTTACGGGATCTGCGGCGGTTGGTCAAATGCTGAAATCTCATAAAAGAATTATTCAGGAATCTGTTCCTTTCAACCTTGAAGCGGATTCATTAAACTGTTCGGTTTTAGGGAAAGATGCAGTGGTTGGAACACCAGAATTTAATTTATTTATCAGTCAGGCGAGAAGTGAAATTACCGTGAAATGTGGTCAGAAATGTACTGCAATTCGCCGACTTGTGGTTCCTGCAAACCTGGTAGAAGATGTTCAGATCGCATTAGGAAAAGCACTTGATAAAGTTACAATTGGTGATCCACGTTTAAAGGAAGTTCGAATGGGATCTTTGGTAAATCATAAACAAGTTGAAGAGGTTTATGAAAGAGCTAGAGAGATTGGAAAAACTGCCGAATTAGTTTACGGAAATTACGATAAAGCACAGACCATCGGTGAGAATACTGATAAAGGTGCTTTTATCAAACCAATGCTTTTTGTAGAGCACGAGCCTTTCAAAAATACTCTTGTCCACGAAACTGAGGCTTTTGGTCCAGTTGCAACAATTATGCCTTACGATACGACCGAAGATGCAGTGACCATTGCCAATATGGGTAAAGGTTCGCTAGTTTCTTCGATTGTTACAAATGACGACAATATAGCTCGCGAATATGTGATAAATGCAGCTTCGCACCACGGTAGAATTTTGGTTTTGAACCGAGAAAATGCCAAGCAAAGCACAGGTCACGGATCGCCATTGCCATTATTGGTTCACGGTGGACCAGGTCGTGCTGGAGGTGGAGAGGAAATGGGTGGAGTGCGCGGTATCAAGCACTTTATGCAGCGTTGCGCTGTTCAAGGATCGCCAACAACTCTTACCGAAATTACTGGAATTTATCAGCCGAATTCAAAATATAAAGAAGCGCCTCAGCATCCATTTAAATATTATTGGGATGATATCGAAGCAGGAATGTCGCTTAAAACGCACAAACGTACCATCACCGATACAGATATTATAAACTTTGCAAATCTTACTTGGGATCATTTTTATGCTCACACCGATGTAACTTCTTTGCAAGGAAGTATTTTTGAAAAACGTACAGCGCACGGATACTTTATTCTTGCTGCTGCCGCGGGACTTTTTGTTTATCCAAATAAAGGACCAGTAGTGGCGAATTATGGTCTTGAAGACTGTAGATTTTTACGTCCTATTTACGATAATGACACGGTTTACGTTCGTCTTACTTGTAAGCAAAAAGTAGATAGAGACAGCCGTGGCGAGGAAACTCCAAGCGGAATTGTGAAGTGGTTTGTAGAAGTTTTTGATGTAAAAGACGAATTGGTAGCAGTTGCAACAATTTTGACAATGGTTAGCAAAAAGAGTCCATTTGCTGAAATTAATGCTGAAACTATCGAAAATCATATTTCGAAATTAACAGATTCAACGGTTGCAAATTGGGGAATGATGTCTGCACAAAATATGCTGGAGCACCTTGAATCTTCTTATAGAATGGCTTCAGGAGAAATTCAGAATTTTGAAATTGCAACTCCAGAAGAGCATCTGGAAATTTACCGCGAGACGATTTTTAATCACAATCCGATGCC